Part of the Aptenodytes patagonicus chromosome 2, bAptPat1.pri.cur, whole genome shotgun sequence genome, CACAGCATGAGTTAAATTGTATCCGTGATACAACGAGGTAAACTCAATACAAAAACTCAGAAATCAGCATAATTAATTCAGGTTAATTTAGGAAGGTAATACTTACACGCAACTATATTAAAAATCTACCACACCTTATATTTAATGCCTCTACTATACCTACGCATTTATAGCATTAACACTAAGGCACTAATCAGATGCTTAGGCATAGAGGAATACAGTTTAGCTGAAACAAtctctgtttctttcccaaaGGCCAGCAGATCCCTCATGGAACTGTGCTGCTCGATCATTAGAGAGAACTCAGTGCTAAAGGACTAACAATTTCACACACCCACTCTATTGATAAGCAGCAGCAACAGGCCCACAAGATAACTTCACAGTAGTACACTTGGCTGATGCTGGTGTTACTAGACTTTGCCTTTGAGGGTCTGTTATTTCAGAATACTctaaattttagttttatttgttaCACCACTGTTTCAGCAAATGCTTCCCAGGCTCTGGAAATGAAGTGGCCTCATTAAAAACTCAGTTTGGGTAAAGATCAAGATTTTAACTATGCAGAAGCAAATTAAGCTTCAACACACACATTTACACAGATATATAGATGCACAATTCAGCAGAGCATTTAATTATGTGATTTTTCTGAACACAAATGGCATTAAAACATGgttaaaattttcttaaaacacatgcttaaaacaaaaagtgTTCCAAGTTTAAGATGCTCAAATGCCTACAAATACCACAGCCTAAGTGTAAGCACTTAACAGGTGTGGAGCAAGTCTTGAATTTTCCAAATTTGTCAGAAGTAGGGAGGTATACAGAAGCTACTATATACTGTCTTAAAAGAATTTTCATCATAgtgaaaaaaacactgaaaccCAAAAACCAGAACAGTTTGGTTTTGGTacggttttttttgtttggttgattttagttgtggtttttgggtttggttggtttgttggatGTTCTTTTTTAATGACAATCAAGTTGAGGACATCAATATCGggtataaaaaaaccccacaaaccaccCCCTCTCCCGTGAGTAAAAGTAGCATGAGTTACCTCCTTTTGTCGTCCAACAAATCTAACTCTTCTATAATCCTTTTCTTCATATACCTAAAGTATAAAATAAACTTGATCTTACTTAAAAAGCAATGGCCATAAACAAAGAACACAAAGACTTACAGCACTGTCAAGACTAAATAGTTTAAATTGTTTCCTCAGTTTCAAGTACTGCCATTATCTTGCAATTAAGTACTGCACAAAAAAACTGGTTTCCATTTCTCTCACACGGGAAAATAAATCTTAGGTtggaaagtagaaaagaaaggcTGGGGGTGTGGGGTTTGAAGCCGGTAAACAGAAGCCTTAGCTTTGACCATGGAGGCAAACGTAAGATTTATTACTTATAATGCTGTTCCTTGATCCCACACTGCCATCTGGAAGGTGAACTGAAGTAGGAAATTCaagtttcatatttatttatgttcGAGTGAAGTAACCACAGCGAGACCCTTCCTACATCAGCTCCACCAGCCATGCCTCTTCCACATCTCCACAAGATACTACACAAGCCTCCCTAGTTCTCACGCTCAGTTTTCACGTTAAAGAACAGATTAAACGGAGTTACAAGGCACTGACACAAGGGTACCTCCTACCTGTCAACCCTTCAGCTGTATCAAATGTTGGATCCAGACCACAACGCTTGGTAACGGCTAACGGCCCTGTCCCTTACTCACAGCCcggttttttttttgaaaccgCGCGTACCTTTTGCCTATGTATCGTCCAAGAGCATTAACTTCCACAGTGCGTACTCAATGAAGAAGCACACCAGCGTGCCGCTCGCAGCTCCGGGAGCATCTTCCCGCAGGCGCCGGCACGGCGGGAGACGCGGCGCAGAcgcgcccgccctccccgtgCAGCGGAGGGGCAGCACCGACCCCCGGGCCGCCCTCCTCTCGCCACGGCCCCGCGCGCTCACCTGCCCCGTGTGCGTCACCAGCTCGCCGGTATCGGAGGCCCGCACACCGTAGGGCCGagcggcagcggcagccgccGCCACCGGGCGGGACGGCAGCGAgcggctcagcagcagcaggcgaCGGAAGGTCGCGCCGGGCGCCGCCATCTTGAACCGGCCACGTGATCCTCGCGCGGGCGGGCGCAGGCGCGACCGCAGCCTTTGCCCCGCCCCTCGCTGGCCTTCGCGCCCTTCCGCCGGGCTGCGGCGTGCGCGCATGCGCGGGGCCGGCTGAAGGGGTGACGGCTGGCTGCGGTCtggaggaggggagcagtggcGGTGCCGGTCGGTGCCTTCCGTTAGGGGCTGGGGGCGGTTGGTGGCgtggaagagggagggaggcagcgaGCGAGCGGGACGGGTGTCCTGACCGGTGCGTTGTTCCTGCAGGGCGCGGAGCATGCTGTCTCTCTTGGCcagggccgccgccgggccgctcCGCTCGCTGGGCCGCTCGCCCTTCTGTTCCCTGGCCCCGTggtggcgggcggcggcgccgcccgcgccgcTGAGCCGGGCCCTGCCGCCGTGGTGcggggcggccgccccccgcgccctgctggccgtcccgccgccgcccgggctgctgccgccgctccTCGCGGGCCTGAAGACGAAAACCTCGTTGAAGAGGCGCTGCAAGGACTGCTTCATCgtccggcggcggggccggctgtACGTCGTCTGCAAGACGAACCCCCGGCACAAGCAGCGGAAGCTGTAGCCCCGCGGCCGGGAGCCTCTCCCGGCTGGGAGCGCCGCTGCGGGGCCCCGGAGGGGAGAGAATTAACGTGGTGTTCGCCCGTCGGGCCTCGAGTCCTGCTTTCTACGTCCCTGCCACTGGGAcccctccctcttccctggcTGCCCCGTGACTTCTGAGAGCTGACTGCTGCGGACACAAATCTCAGAATGGTGTAGGTGACAGTGTTTCATCTTAACGCTAACTTAGAGCAAGTTAAGTTCTTGACAGCCCTTGCTGTAACTTCAGACTGTGCATGCTGAGAACTGAAATGGGAAGCCATAACTTTCAGGACCTCTTGTCATCTTAGCCGTGAAGCCTTACTTACAGTCACCTCACTGTTAAGTGAGTAAGGGCAAAGCTGAATCATCAGACTCTGAGATGCTTTTGTgtttaattaaagcaaaatgaaaataaatgccacTGATTGTGCGTTATTACAATAtacaatgataaaaataatatataatttttataaaaaaataaccCTAGATGTTGAAAGCTGTGATAACAGAACCAATAGTTTCAAACTCAGGTGGGCTCTTAAGCGGCAAATAATACTAAATATGTTATGTTGAAAGATGATGTTCTAGCTTTTGTCTTGGTTcataggtgtcgtggtttaaccccagcccacaactaagccccacacagccgctcgctcactcccccccggtgggatgggggagagaatctgaagtgtaaaagtgagaaaactcgtcagttgagataaaggcagtttaaaaggtaaagcaaaagccgtgcacgcaagcaaagcaaaccaaggaattcattcactccttcccatgggcaggcaggtgttcagccatctccaggaaagcagggctccatcacgcataatggttacgtgggaagacaaatgccatcactccaaacgtgtcccccccccttcctccttcttcccccagcttttatatgctgagcatgatgtcacacggtatggaatatccctttggtcagttggggtcagctgtcccggctgtgtcccctcccagcttcttgtgcacccccagcctccttgctggtggggtggtgtgagaagcagaaaaggccttgactctgtgcaagcactgctcagcagtaacgaaaacatccctgtgttatcaatcaacactgttttcagcacaaacccaaaacacagccccatactggcttctatgaagaaaattaactctaccccagccaaaatcagcacaataGGTGAGGTAAAAATTTCACCTGAGTTGCAGCAGACATAATTCCATGTAGCTTCAGTAATGCCAATATAAATAACCCTTGCTGCTTACTGTGGGGTTTGAGGAGAGATGGTGGTATTTTAATTAGTACAAAGTAATCAGTTAAGTTTTAGTGTCTAAAGTCATTTAATGATATATTGACCATTCACAGTGTACTCAGAAGTGTTCTTagcctcctcttccttcagagAAGTCCTCTCTGATGTTTCTGGTGTGCCTGCTATTCTACAGTTTCCCAAACCTTAACCCCCAAAAAAAGGCAATGCCTGGGAATCATTGCCTTTTGGGTGGAGTTTGTAAACCATTTTGTGTAGGTGTCTGCAGCAAagataaaaatagtaatttcagaTTCTAGCTAATTTGCCTTAAGTTTCTGCAAAGCTTTAGGCTCACTCACATAAATCAATGAGGCTTtagaattacactttttttttcttttttttttgtacaatttTTCCTGTATGCCTTGAAACAATTTTCTCCTAATAGAGGTGTGGGGAGAATGACTGGGAACAGTAATGCCTCAAAGGTCACATAGTCAAGCATCCTGTTGAATGCAAACTCTAATGGACTGGTACCCATGAATTACAATTTGCCAAAATTGCTACAGTCCCCAAAGGTGTTCCTCATGCTTCTGAATACAGCTATGCTTGAGGCAGGACTGTTCAATCTTCCTGTGAACCACAAGTTCTCAGTACAAGGTACCAAACTAAACTTTTGGACAACTATCAAGTTACTGCTGCAAGTTTGCCAGAATACTGTGAGAGAGCGTCCCCAGTTTAGAAGAGGCGGAATTGGTGGAGCGCTGTGTTTGAGGTTGCTGTAACATTGGATAGTATGATGTCTTGAAGAACTTTTCTGCCCAGTTATAAGCCTACAACTTTAAAATAGCAGTAACTTTTATAATTGCATCTTTTTTTACTGGGTGCTTGGTGGACAATGAGAAGCTAAGCCTGGAAAGATGTGGCTAAGCAACCCAGAGGCAATAGTTATTGACTGGTTCCCATGTGTTGGGCAGTTTGTCTTTTCACTCATCTATCTCATCACCAGAAATGTGGGTttggagggagaggagcaggttAGTTAACATACACATCCATCTTAAGGGGCATCAGACAAGTTCATGGCAATGAAGGGGGAGAGAAATGGCCAGCTTCATCTAACTAAAGAGAGACGGACTGATTCAAAATGTAAAAGCTGCCTCAAAACCAAAGAACCCTGAAGTAGTGGAAAACTTGCTGTACTCCAAAAGGTTTGGTTGAAATGTAGGCACTCGCAAATAAGAACTTCTACTTTCTAAATACCTGTAGCTTGTGCatgtaaataaaatgtaagtAGAGAAATTTCTTGGAAAAGTTTTACACCTTTAACACACTTAGCTAGTTAAGTAGTCTAAGCAACTGGAGATTTTAAAAGCTCTAATTCTCAGATTAGAGTTAATGGTACACATTTCTGGGTGTGTGCTGTGTATTTtgttccagcagaagaaaagGCCTGTATGCTGTGAACCCCTGTGATACCTTGTGAGTGTACCT contains:
- the MRPL36 gene encoding large ribosomal subunit protein bL36m, giving the protein MLSLLARAAAGPLRSLGRSPFCSLAPWWRAAAPPAPLSRALPPWCGAAAPRALLAVPPPPGLLPPLLAGLKTKTSLKRRCKDCFIVRRRGRLYVVCKTNPRHKQRKL
- the NDUFS6 gene encoding NADH dehydrogenase [ubiquinone] iron-sulfur protein 6, mitochondrial isoform X1 — encoded protein: MAAPGATFRRLLLLSRSLPSRPVAAAAAAARPYGVRASDTGELVTHTGQVYEEKDYRRVRFVGRQKEVNKNFAIDLIAEQPVSEVESRVISCDGGGGALGHPKVYINLDKDTKTGTCGYCGLQFKQKHH